The proteins below come from a single Cottoperca gobio chromosome 11, fCotGob3.1, whole genome shotgun sequence genomic window:
- the ppt1 gene encoding palmitoyl-protein thioesterase 1 isoform X1: MRARMTAALLCFLLAAPVLLVAGSPVNNSNNGTVPLVIWHGMGDSCCNPLSMGSIKKMIEEDISGIYVLSLMIGKNVVEDTENGFFMDVNEQVSMVCSQLAQDPQLKGGYNAMGFSQGAQFLRAVAQRCPSPPMKTLISVGGQHQGVYGLPRCPGESSHICDMIRKALNNGAYTDMVQKHLVQAQYWHDPLNDDLYKKHSLFLADINQERAVNETYKKNLQLLEKFVMVKFLQDTVVDPVDTEWFGFLKSGQAKETETLQESVLYKEDRLGLAAMEKAGKLDFLASNGDHLQFTREWFKANLLPYLQ, encoded by the exons ATGAG GGCCAGAATGACAGCAGCCCTCCTGTGTTTCCTCCTGGCTGCACCAGTGCTGCTGGTTGCTGGCAGCCCAGTTAATAACTCCAACAATGGGACCGTACCACTGGTGATTTGGCATGGGATGG GCGACAGCTGTTGTAACCCGCTCAGCATGGGGTCCATAAAGAAGATGATTGAGGAGGACATCTCTGGCATTTACGTGCTCTCGCTGATGATTGGAAAGAATGTCGTTGAG gacacaGAAAATGGATTTTTCATGGATGTGAATGAGCAGGTGTCCATGGTGTGCAGTCAGCTGGCTCAGGACCCACAGTTGAAGGGAGGATACAATGCCATGGGCTTCTCCCAGGGGGCACAATTTCT GAGAGCCGTGGCTCAGCGCTGTCCCTCTCCACCAATGAAAACCCTAATCTCCGTCGGGGGCCAGCACCAAG GAGTGTACGGGCTGCCCAGGTGTCCCGGAGAGAGCTCCCACATCTGTGACATGATACGCAAAGCTCTGAACAATGGAGCTTACACCGACATGGTTCAGAAACA CCTGGTGCAGGCCCAGTACTGGCACGACCCCTTAAATGACGACCTGTACAAGAAGCACAGCCTCTTCCTGGCCGACATCAATCAGGAGAGG GCTGTAAACGAGACGTACAAGAAGAATCTTCAGTTGCTGGAGAAGTTCGTCATGGTCAAGTTCCTGCAGGACACTGTGGTGGATCCTGTGGATACAGAG TGGTTCGGCTTCCTGAAAAGCGGCCAGGCCAAAGAGACTGAAACTCTGCAGGAGAGCGTTCTCTACAAAGAG GATCGTCTGGGCCTGGCAGCGATGGAGAAAGCCGGAAAGCTGGATTTTCTGGCATCCAACGGAGACCACCTGCAGTTCACCAGAGAGTGGTTCAAAGCAAACCTGCTGCCTTATTTACAATAA
- the cap1 gene encoding adenylyl cyclase-associated protein 1, translating to MAELASLVQRLEVAVGRLESMSGPGGSGGDSAGGAVSAYVDAFDAIISGPLAQYLSYSQKIGGDVQKHADMMKQAFTCQRKLLVAASSSQKPTDAVLTTLMQPMSKEIQQVQAFRELNRTSPLFNHLSAVSESVPALGWVAMAPKPCPFVKEMQDAAMFYTNRVLKDYKEKDKVHVDWVRAYVSIWTELQNYIKQHHTTGLTWSKSGPVASASAAPPCPPAGGCPPPPPPVPPTPPMDLSEPCGGGGGGGGSSRNALFSAINKGSDITCGLKHVSDNQKTHKNPTLRGTTVVRTGPKPFASPSPSPRPAGSATPTRTLPPVFELDGKKWKVENQEGAQDLVISDTQLKQVVYAYKCNKSTLSVKGKINSITLDNCKKVGLVFEHVVGIIEIINCKDVKIQVIGKVPTISINKTDGCHVYLSRDSLSCEIVSAKSSEMNILVPDQDGEFRESAVPEQFKTVWDGKKLVTTATEIAG from the exons ATGGCTGAGTTGGCGAGTCTGGTGCAACGGCTGGAGGTGGCGGTGGGTCGCCTGGAGTCCATGTCAGGCCCTGGAGGCAGCGGTGGAGATTCTGCTGGAGGAG CTGTATCGGCGTACGTCGATGCCTTTGACGCAATCATCAGCGGTCCCTTGGCTCAGTACCTCTCCTACAGCCAGAAGATCGGGGGCGATGTCCAGAAACAT GCAGACATGATGAAGCAGGCATTCACCTGTCAGAGAAAGCTGCTCGTGGCAGCCTCGTCCTCCCAGAAGCCCACTGAT GCAGTTTTGACGACTCTCATGCAGCCGATGTCCAAAGAGATCCAGCAGGTGCAGGCGTTCCGCGAGCTGAACCGCACCTCACCGCTGTTCAACCACCTTTCTGCCGTGAGCGAGAGCGTGCCTGCCCTCGGATGGGTCGCCATG GCTCCTAAGCCGTGCCCCTTTGTTAAAGAGATGCAGGATGCCGCCATGTTCTACACCAACCGTGTGCTCAAGGACTACAAAGAAAA GGACAAGGTACATGTGGACTGGGTCAGGGCCTACGTCTCCATCTGGACTGAGCTGCAAAACTACATCAAACAGCACCACACCACCGGGCTGACCTGGAGCAAGAGC GGTCCCGTAGCTTCGGCCTCTGCAGCTCCCCCCTGTCCTCCTGCTGGTGGATgtcctcccccacctccccctgTACCTCCTACTCCCCCCATGGACTTGAGTGAAccctgtggtggtggtggtggtggtggtggtagtagtcgTAACGCTTTGttcagcgctatcaacaagggATCAGACATCACCTGTG GCCTGAAGCATGTGAGTGACAACCAGAAGACTCACAAGAATCCCACCCTGAGGGGTACTACTGTAGTACGCACCGGACCCAAACCCTTcgcctccccctccccctctccccgaCCTGCTGGGTCGGCCACCCCGACCCGCACGCTGCCCCCTGTGTTTGAGCTGGATGGGAAGAAGTGGAAAGTG GAGAACCAAGAGGGAGCGCAGGACCTGGTGATCAGCGACACTCAGCTGAAACAAGTGGTTTATGCTTACAAGTGTAACAAGAGCACCCTGTCGGTCAAGGGCAAAATCAACTCCATCACTTTAG ACAACTGTAAGAAAGTGGGCCTGGTGTTCGAGCATGTCGTGGGCATCATAGAGATCATCAACTGCAAGGATGTCAAgatccag GTCATAGGTAAGGTCCCCACTATCTCCATCAACAAGACGGATGGTTGCCATGTCTACCTGAGCAGAGACTCTCTGAGCTGTGAGATCGTCAGCGCCAAGAGCTCGGAGATGAACATCCTGGTCCCCGACCAAGACGGAGAATTC AGGGAGAGCGCTGTTCCTGAGCAGTTCAAGACCGTCTGGGATGGCAAGAAGCTTGTTACCACAGCAACAGAGATCGCCGGATAG
- the ppt1 gene encoding palmitoyl-protein thioesterase 1 isoform X2 has protein sequence MTAALLCFLLAAPVLLVAGSPVNNSNNGTVPLVIWHGMGDSCCNPLSMGSIKKMIEEDISGIYVLSLMIGKNVVEDTENGFFMDVNEQVSMVCSQLAQDPQLKGGYNAMGFSQGAQFLRAVAQRCPSPPMKTLISVGGQHQGVYGLPRCPGESSHICDMIRKALNNGAYTDMVQKHLVQAQYWHDPLNDDLYKKHSLFLADINQERAVNETYKKNLQLLEKFVMVKFLQDTVVDPVDTEWFGFLKSGQAKETETLQESVLYKEDRLGLAAMEKAGKLDFLASNGDHLQFTREWFKANLLPYLQ, from the exons ATGACAGCAGCCCTCCTGTGTTTCCTCCTGGCTGCACCAGTGCTGCTGGTTGCTGGCAGCCCAGTTAATAACTCCAACAATGGGACCGTACCACTGGTGATTTGGCATGGGATGG GCGACAGCTGTTGTAACCCGCTCAGCATGGGGTCCATAAAGAAGATGATTGAGGAGGACATCTCTGGCATTTACGTGCTCTCGCTGATGATTGGAAAGAATGTCGTTGAG gacacaGAAAATGGATTTTTCATGGATGTGAATGAGCAGGTGTCCATGGTGTGCAGTCAGCTGGCTCAGGACCCACAGTTGAAGGGAGGATACAATGCCATGGGCTTCTCCCAGGGGGCACAATTTCT GAGAGCCGTGGCTCAGCGCTGTCCCTCTCCACCAATGAAAACCCTAATCTCCGTCGGGGGCCAGCACCAAG GAGTGTACGGGCTGCCCAGGTGTCCCGGAGAGAGCTCCCACATCTGTGACATGATACGCAAAGCTCTGAACAATGGAGCTTACACCGACATGGTTCAGAAACA CCTGGTGCAGGCCCAGTACTGGCACGACCCCTTAAATGACGACCTGTACAAGAAGCACAGCCTCTTCCTGGCCGACATCAATCAGGAGAGG GCTGTAAACGAGACGTACAAGAAGAATCTTCAGTTGCTGGAGAAGTTCGTCATGGTCAAGTTCCTGCAGGACACTGTGGTGGATCCTGTGGATACAGAG TGGTTCGGCTTCCTGAAAAGCGGCCAGGCCAAAGAGACTGAAACTCTGCAGGAGAGCGTTCTCTACAAAGAG GATCGTCTGGGCCTGGCAGCGATGGAGAAAGCCGGAAAGCTGGATTTTCTGGCATCCAACGGAGACCACCTGCAGTTCACCAGAGAGTGGTTCAAAGCAAACCTGCTGCCTTATTTACAATAA
- the rragcb gene encoding ras-related GTP binding Cb, giving the protein MSIQYEDPALTGSYDAVGSFPKSFGYGVEEQDLEESCSTSADKPRILLMGLRRSGKSSIQKVVFHKMSPNETLFLESTNKIYKDDISSTSFVNFQIWDFPGQVDFFDPSFDSEMIFKGAGALIFVIDAQDDYVEALGRLHLTVSRAYKVNPDINFEVFIHKVDGLSDDHKIETQRDIHQRANDDLADASLEKLHLSLYLTSIYDHSIFEAFSKVVQKLLPQLPTLENLLNIFISHSGIEKAFLFDVVSKIYIATDSSPVDMQSYELCCDMIDVVIDVSCIYGLMEDGSGCAYDKESLAIIKLNNTTVLYLKEVTKFLALVCILREESFERKGLIEYNFHCFRKAIHEVFEVGNLPQDVSSSSNNLTGLKYAGALNGSAV; this is encoded by the exons ATGTCTATTCAGTATGAGGACCCCGCGTTAACGGGGAGTTACGATGCTGTGGGGTCGTTCCCCAAAAGTTTTGGGTACGGGGTGGAGGAGCAGGACCTGGAGGAGAGCTGCTCCACATCAGCTGACAAGCCGAGGATACTGCTGATGGGACTCAGGCGGAGTGGAAAGTCATCTATTCAGAAG GTTGTTTTCCACAAGATGTCACCCAATGAGACGCTGTTCCTCGAGAGCACCAACAAAATCTACAAGGACGACATCTCTAGCACCTCCTTTGTCAACTTCCAGATCTGGGACTTTCCTGGCCAGGTGGACTTCTTTGACCCCTCGTTCGACAGTGAGATGATCTTCAAGGGAGCGGGCGCTTTGATATTTGTCATTGATGCTCAG GATGACTACGTCGAGGCTCTCGGGCGGTTGCATCTCACCGTATCCAGAGCCTACAAAGTGAATCCAGACATCAACTTTGAGGTGTTCATCCATAAAGTAGACGGTCTGTCAGACGACCacaaaatagaaacacaaaGGGACATTCATCAGAGGGCTAACGATGATCTGGCAGACGCCAGCCTGGAGAAGCTTCACCTCAG CCTCTACTTAACCAGTATCTACGACCACTCCATATTCGAGGCCTTCAGTAAAGTCGTCCAGAAGCTCCTTCCTCAGTTACCAACGTTGGAGAACcttttgaacattttcataTCT CATTCTGGGATCGAGAAAGCCTTCCTGTTTGATGTTGTTAGCAAGATTTACATCGCCACAGACAGCTCTCCTGTGGACATGCAGTCCTACGAACTCTGCTGTGATATGATAGATGTTGTCATCGATGTCTCCTGCATTTACGG GCTGATGGAGGATGGCAGTGGCTGTGCCTATGACAAGGAGTCTTTGGCTATCATCAAGCTCAACAACACTACGGTGCTTTATTTGAAAGAGGTCACAAAGTTCCTCGCTCTCGTCTGCATCCTCAGAGAGGAGAGCTTTGAGAGGAAAG GTTTGATAGAGTACAACTTTCATTGTTTCCGAAAAGCCATCCACGAAGTGTTTGAAGTCGGCAACTTGCCTCAAGACGTCAGCTCATCCAGCAACAACCTGACGGGCCTAAAGTACGCCGGCGCGCTGAACGGAAGTGCTGTTTAA